CGAAAAATTGCATATAAATGCTGAAGGTTGCTCAGCATATAAAACAAGTCCCCTTTTTTCCATTTGTGAAAGATCGAGTCTCATCATATATAAAAGGGCCTTAATCAACTTTACTATCTCAAATATTTTGTCCTCCGCTGTGATAGTTTACGTTGAAGACTATTCCTGTCGCATGACATGAACGCCACCTATGCATACTGAGAATCTGTTGTAAGGTAAATACTAAGCTTATGTTTCTAGATGTTCAACTGGGCAGATCAGATGacatcaaattttattacatCAAATAGCGTTTGTGACCCCTTTTTCATTTGCAGGCTATGTTTTCACGACTTCTTGGCTCTTTTCGTTGGAAAGCAGTCAGAATCACTGATACCAGAATACGTATGGTAAGCGAAATGACCAATTGTATCAAACTTATCAAGATGTATGCATGGGAGGAACCatttacaaagaaaattgcagGTAACGTAGCTATTTGGGTGAATCTATCTGTTCATGACCGTTGTATGTGAGGGTAAATATTATATTGTAGTACTTGTATAAACGCCATAATCAACCATTACTCCACAGGTCGGTCCACAATGCTGCAGAAATagtgcatatgcaaattttatcaaaaatgattATTGCCTTTGAAATGAATTGCTCTCGGCCTCTCTAAGCTTTTaagaatacaatacaatacaatacataacTTTTTGGTGTTTGCTTCATATCATGTGATAATATGACATCCTTTGATATTGCGTTGGTGGCTGTTTTTGTAAAAAGGAAGATTTTTGTTTCAGTCATTTGTACAATATCAAACTTTCAGCATTTTTCTGGAATTGAACACATTATATTTTTACGAAATTACTTTGCTTGTCTTATTCCAAGTAGCATGATTTATGTTGGTATCAGAAAATAAAGCAGCATAACATTGTTCAATCATTCGAAGCGAGCACTGTCCTTCAGATTCACTACCCACGAAGTCTAAGATGTTGGTTTATATATGTAGGAATAAgacaaaaggaaaagaaaatccTGGAATATGCTGGATTCGTGGGGAGCATGAATTCGGCTTCAAATGCAATGATACAGGGTGCTGCAATTGTTGTCACATTTGTGATTCACATGGCCCTGGGAAATGATCTAAACGCAGCTTCGGTAAGTTTCACTCTTCCTGATATTCTCCGGATTTGTATACCCGTCATAATATCGTGTTCATGCACAGTCCATTGAAACCTTCTGAAAAGTCTAAGGTCAAATACTGgtataaaaattatatttggaCGGTCCTTTGTGGTCTAGAAACGTCTCAGATTTGACACTGACCTGATTGTACGGATTAACTTTATCCGCAACAAGAAGTCTGAATTGACCTAGCCTCTCGAGAAATGTTCTGAAtgccctcacgcgacaggtatttgtaacttATTCCATCCGACTTGCTTTCGTTTTGGCGGCTGCACGAACTATACTGGTCCGATGAACAGGTCATATTACTGATTTCAGTGTACTCAGTCGAAAACACACAATGAATGCTGAACCAAACATGCAGATACAGCCATATTGATGGAAAATAACTGTAATATAGTTTCTGCAAAGGGGCAGTGTGTAAGGAACTTGTAGACAGCGGCAGACAAAGTTGCATAAGGAGAATCTCGATGCCCTGCTTGGAAGAACAGACTCAAAACCAAAGACAAGCCAACACGATATCGTTCACGACCACCATCTTGCAATGCTATACGCTTGGTCGTATAATATTTTCAACTGGAGATGGCGCATTAAGCTTGCTCGGCGAAAACATAAAAACAAGGACCTAAACTTTGTTTTTGTGGACACACACAGACTCAAATTATTAACCCTCTGTCTTGTAAATTTTACCCAGTTGGATCACGATAATTAAACAACCGTGTCTTTAAAATGAAAGACACGATTAAGGAAAAGATGCATATTTTGATAACAGACTTGATAACAACTTTTTCGATTTTGCTCAACCTAAAGGCCTTCGCTGTCGTGGCAATGTTTGCTCTTACAAGATCGGCACTGATTGCAGCGCCAAGAGCGATGAAGTTATTAAGTGAAGCCTATGTTGCGGCTAAAAGGATGCAGGTACAGATTATAATTATTATCCGTGCACTTGAAAAGTTCAGAACATAATGATTTGAGTGTAAtaaattttgagtttttgaGTTTATCCATATGCGTCAAGAGGATATAacacaatacttcaaaatattaatctTTGAAAGAACTGCAAATAATATAATGTCATTTTTCAAACATAGGAAAATGTTGAACTGTTTTGGTTTCATTTATTTCCTCCCAAGGTATTCCTGCAGACAACAGAGCCACAATCGCATAAACTCAAACCCGACGATGACCATGTCGCCATAGATATTACCAAAGGAACATTCGCCTGGgatcaaaatgaacaaaatggcGACAAAATGGAAAAACCAGACGACGCCGCCGATATTCGTGACGTTGACAATTACAGTTCTACAACAAGTGTAAACGGATTATTTAATATTGACCTAACTTTAAACAAGGTATTGTTCAAGTATCTATTTTATTGATAAAGGCTACAATAAGTTAGTCTGAACTATTTCCACCTTTTCTATTTTACAACTATCGGTATCATGGCGATGTTGCTCTATGGAGCACATAATCACCAAAATTTCTCCATTGAAGGAAAGTCACAAACATTATTGCAAAACGATAAATGCATCCATTTTATTTGGCAGGGTCAAATCATCGGCGTCTGTGGTAGTGTTGGGAGCGGAAAGTCATCCCTTATTTCAGCCATATTGTCACAGATGCCATTAATATCCGGGGACGTGAAGATCGACGGCACCATGGCCTATGTGTCTCAGCAAGCATGGATATTTAATGACACGCTcagagaaaatattttattcgGAAAGTCCTATGAAAAGACACGCTATGAAGCTGTAGTGTTTGCTTCGGCTTTGGGAGAAGACATGAAGGAGCTGCAAAGTGGAGATCTCACAGAGGTATGATTAGATGTTAAGATTTCGTGAAGCAAAACTGCAAAAACCGTATTGAAATGTTAGTAAGTGTATTAGTATTTGAACATTCTGTTCGACCataagtatacatgtatgttttagTATCTCTTTATGTTTAAAACAATTACTGGTGAAATTACAGATTGGGGAGAGAGGTATAAACTTGAGTGGTGGTCAGAAACAAAGGGTTAGTTTGGCAAGAGCTCTCTATGCTGATCGTGACATCTATCTTCTTGATGATCCATTGAGTGCAGTGGATGCTAAGGTCGGACAGCATATTTTCAATCACTACATCAAGGAAGCCCTGAAAGGAAAAAGTGTGATTTTCGTTACCCATCAGCTTCAGGTAGGTAACTATGCAGACTTTTCTtaagtaaaagacaaattttttATCCACAATGTTATGATGACGACAAAGGAACAGCACAGTATTCAAATCAGTTGTTAGTTAGTGCTTACTGAACTGAAATGCATTGATGTTATCAGTTATTCAAAATAAGATTGATGCTACATATTGTAACTCATCATAATAGCAACACAGTTTGCAGTAGCATTGAATCAGACGAGAATTGGCAATTATTACGTAGATTTTTTGGGTCATATAGAGCCAAAATTTATGGTAAGGTTATCATAGCAAATGTTATGTAGGCAtagctttttgaaaatgtaatttcttATTGTCCAATGTGAATTAGTATCTCAGTGGTTGTGACAGCATTTACGTCATGAAGGACGGTCGAGTTCTGGAATCTGGAACTCACCTTCAACTTGTAGCAGCTGATGGTCAATACTCTGCGTTACTCAAGACATTCCACTCTGATGAAGATAAAAACGGCGCTGTTGATGACACCCTGCATAACGATATCGATGACAGTAACCCCGGAATTATTCACAAATCCAGCAAAAGTTCAGAAGGAAAGACTACGTCACACAGGCGTGAGCATCAGACCGAAGAACAGTACGGGAATTTTGAAGAGCGAGGCTTAAGAAAATCAGGACTTCATaatcaaacaaaatatgaatCAATGGGAATAACAGAAAGAAGTATTAAGTTTTCTGATGGTGAAGACAAAGTTGGTGAGTTAAGCGCATTAGACGCTACAATGAATAGCAACATTTGTGCAAGGTCACCGTGACTTTACTATAAATGACGATaaattaagaagcaatgataCTTTCAGATTATCGTAATTAGGCTAACATGATCGCTGCCtgtaaattgtcataacatGTTAAGCTTTGAACTTGTTGGACTCGGCTTTGTTTCAAAAAGAGTAATGCAAGAATATGCATTGAACATGATATTCAAAATTTAGCAAAATACCTCATGGGCCAAAATAACAAAGCGAACTCTTTAAAAATTGACGTATTATATTCAGACACTTTCATAAgggtaaatgtaaatttatatgAGTAATAGCCTTGTCTCAGAGTAATATGTAGTACCTGATCTATAGAAATCATGTAGTTTGGAAAGGCCgtatactgaaaaattcatccTGGAACATTGAATTGTTTACCCATGCGCGTCTCACTAGATACAGGACTAAGGATCCTTTCTTATTGATGAAATACTATGGGCGAATTACATCTTTCCATGAAGCTCTATGGAGGTTCACAAACTcttgatatatttttattaaaatcacTCATACTTACATCAAGCTTTTGAAACGAaaatatatttatcaacatATAGGCAAGCTGATGACCGCGGAAGAACAAACAGAGGGCAGCGTTAGTTGGAAGACCTACCACTGCTACGTGAAGATGGCTGGTGGATATGGAGTTGCTCTTTTgcttttgctgttgtttcttcTTGCAACGGGCAGTACCGCAGGCTGCACCTGGTGGTTGGCATACTGGATTATTCAGCTAAAGGAAAAGGTTAGATTATGTTCTATAGAACGAATTTTTATATCAAGTGATAAAATAAAACCcgtttaaaaacaaaaagtgtCAAACCTTCTTcttaaaaaatcttgtttttacAGGGTACGAATACGGCAATAAATGGTACCGAGGAAGCTGATGTCACTATTAATGAACAGGATGATAGAGATATGATGTTCTATGTGTATGTATTCTTAGGTATACTGGCTGCCCTAATACTATTTACTGTCCTCCGATGTCTGGCATATGTTAAAGTAAGTGTCAGTGGTCTTTTATATACATGATATTCCGAAATATGAAGTCAAAGCAGGTCTAATTATCAGTATCATTCACGGTCACACCTTGCTACACTTGACCACGGCTGAATAATTGTCTAATGTATTATGTACTCAGTGTTTGCGCTTGTCAATAACTAAGACCTGACTAGTCGTATGAGTTTGACCTTGTAAGTAATCTTGTATAATTGTTCAGGATACGTCGCTACAATGAGACTGCTTGTATGAACGATCAGAACATAATATTTTGGTAATTCTAGTTTTCGCCTTTTGGCGGCTTCGTGCATTTTTCTCAATtcgaaaattcttgaaaatctcattttttattgctttttacATCAAACATTTGTCATCCTAGGGAAGCATTGGTGAGTCACTGCTCTTCATGAGTTAATAGAGTCTGTTTTTATCTTACAGACATGCTTCTATTAAATGGTTCGATCGTTTTGCTCAGCTTTGTTTGACGTCACAATGAAATTATGTTCTTTCTGGTTATGACAAGTTTTGCATTGCAAAGCATATGACAATCATGAGAAAAAAGAGGCATGACTGATATTACCGGATAGCATTATTATTTGCTTACGTTTTATTGGTCACCATCGAACACATTTAAATTACTTTACAGGCAACCTTCCATTCATCAAGTAATTTACATGATCAACTGCTTAAAAAGGTCTTCCAAAGTCCAATGAGTTTCTTTGATACAACTCCATCAGGCAGAATTATCAACAGATTCTCCAAGGACCAGGATGAAGGTGAACTTAAATTAAATTTGACTACCTCCTATTATAAAGAAGGGCTTTGTATATGACACATTCTGCTACCTTCGAGAAAACAATCATAACCTGTTTGTTTGACAACCGGGAGTCCGTGCATCTTAAAGTTTCGTCTGTGGAAAATACGATAGTGCCTTTTGCCATagactttgtcatttttgtgaGTAGGgccaaaataaaacaatgtttCTTGTCCttaacattcagcaaaagtgatgcggcgacacagttttctttttgtatttttcctttcttttttaaatttattcctaacaatgctggtttggtaCTAtggatgcaacagttattgtgtcttttatcactgcataatacttccgttttgttttcaacatttttggacatgtaaacagggatatcaaggatagctgtactgatgagtatgtaccCCCCCAGAAAAAAGTCATGAcacgcaggttctgaaatgaggCGCGCGGTGACCAGACGCAATCTTTTTTTGGCTTCGTATTTCGTCAAGGGAAATTAAGACCTTGACCATGACAACGACATTAAGATTTGAGTTGCTTTGGTAACTTATGTGACATACAGATATCGGTACTAAACAGACAAGAGCTTCGATAGCAATACATCATTTCACCGAAAAGCATAATTGTTATGCCTCCATGCCGCTGCctttgtaaatttgtttccTCTGGTAGTCAAAACTATCTATACAGTTTTGCTTTAATTTCGTAAGTTTTGCTGAAACGTATGGCATACACAATTTTGAACTATCGTTTGATGTGATTGTCAAGAGAAAGTTAGCCCTGTATGTTGAAACCATAGTGAATATGTGTGTAGCAAATGTAGATATGACACCCAATGAGTATCTGAATATCAGAATACTTAGCAAGGGGTAGCGTTATGAGCTGGTGTGTGGTAATTTGCATTAAAAGTGTGACCTTCACACGTTGACAGTGTGGCTGTCTGATCAACACTTATTTTCAGTTAGCATTGAACAACCAATAAAGCTGCAGACTTCTACAAAGTTTAAAACACGTACAAACTAAACCAACGAGAGTCAACAATTTTTACTAGATTTTTGTCAATGAAATCAACATCCAGTCAAATTAATGGTGAGACTGGAACAACATTGGGAAGGTGGCTACGTTGAAATTAGTCTTGTCTATCAACAGACTATATTTTAGTGAATGCTAGGTATCTAGGCTGTTTACAATCAACAGTAAACTCCTGATGTTCAAATGTCCGCAACTTAGATGTTATGGCTCTTACAATAATGTGCTCTTCAAGTGTTGACTATTTTTTCTTCTCCAGCATGACGAGTGCAAGCAAGAGATTTAATGTGACAATTTTCAGTGTTGACAAGTTATTCTTTGTACTCTTTCAGTTGATGTTTCGTTGTCAAGGGAAACGGAGGACATGCTGACCACTATGAGCACCGCCGTTTTCTCATGTCTGTCGATACTGATCGTGTTTCCATGGATGATGATAGCCTTGATACCTTTCGCCTTGATAATCATATTCACCTTCAAATATTATCATCATGGACTGCGTGATTGCAAACGGTTGGATAGCATGACCCGATCACCATGGTTCTGTCACGTCACTTCTACAATGCAAGGCCTTCCAACGATCCATGCCTACGAAAAAGAAGATGACTTTAAAGCAAGGTGAGTTTGTTTTCCATCCTTTGTCTCCCGTTTATGAAAAcactcgtcaatttgtttctttcttgATTATACTCCTGACAAAGGATCGCTCGGGTTGCAAAAACACTTctaaaaataatgattttgaattttttaattgTACTTCAATGGTCTTAGAATTTAAGTTAATTTTATTTACACTTACTTCACGATAAGATGTGGTGTTGTTTTAGTACTTGTCATGTAAAATCATGGACCCAAGAGAAAAActtctctagggtctatggtataaTGCAAATGTAGCCAACCTTATTGGTTCCGGAGGGCCTGGAAGGGTTCCCTCGAACCATCGTTTTTGCTGGAGTTCTTTGGATATATATTTAGTCGGAATTTTGACTTCATCCCTAGGGGGTCTCACGCTCGATTGCATAATTTGCCCACAGTGCATTGCGGTAATAGCCACCCATAGCTGCAATTATGCGATAAACTGATCTCACAATATcccagttttccaagagttctcTTTACACAAGACGCATTAAAAAACTGaataagtgtataacactgtcataaatgTCGAAactggcatgtaaattcaaacgttttgacatcattttagatttcccaccattttcaaaaactaatcatgtgacacagaaaataaagattacaaccacaaaatgttggccatcgtgtgctG
Above is a window of Ptychodera flava strain L36383 chromosome 19, AS_Pfla_20210202, whole genome shotgun sequence DNA encoding:
- the LOC139118269 gene encoding ATP-binding cassette sub-family C member 5-like; the encoded protein is MPLISGDVKIDGTMAYVSQQAWIFNDTLRENILFGKSYEKTRYEAVVFASALGEDMKELQSGDLTEIGERGINLSGGQKQRVSLARALYADRDIYLLDDPLSAVDAKVGQHIFNHYIKEALKGKSVIFVTHQLQYLSGCDSIYVMKDGRVLESGTHLQLVAADGQYSALLKTFHSDEDKNGAVDDTLHNDIDDSNPGIIHKSSKSSEGKTTSHRREHQTEEQYGNFEERGLRKSGLHNQTKYESMGITERSIKFSDGEDKVGKLMTAEEQTEGSVSWKTYHCYVKMAGGYGVALLLLLLFLLATGSTAGCTWWLAYWIIQLKEKGTNTAINGTEEADVTINEQDDRDMMFYVYVFLGILAALILFTVLRCLAYVKATFHSSSNLHDQLLKKVFQSPMSFFDTTPSGRIINRFSKDQDEVDVSLSRETEDMLTTMSTAVFSCLSILIVFPWMMIALIPFALIIIFTFKYYHHGLRDCKRLDSMTRSPWFCHVTSTMQGLPTIHAYEKEDDFKARFANHMDKNTVSFSSFLLCGRWAGVRLDTVAIMTAFLTGLMATFSRGMVSPTLIGLALSYSLQFAGQFQQGIRLAGDAESRMTSVERIYHYLKTLTPEEPSETSKHRPPDNWPSHGKLQVENLAIRYRNNLPLALKGITFNVHSMDKIGIVGRTGAGKSSLGVSLFRLVEPTSGTIHIDGINISDIRLHDLRSRLSVIPQDPVLFVGTIRYNLDPFDQYSDDEIWKSLEKTHLKDKVVGLEGKLEAPVVENGENFSVGERQLICMARALLRSCKVLMLDEATAAIDTETDNLIQQTLRDAFTNCTMLIIAHRLNTVLNCDKILVMDSGKVVEYDSPSALLANPESWFSAMMSATEKARDYLA